In a single window of the Candidatus Palauibacter scopulicola genome:
- a CDS encoding aspartate aminotransferase family protein: MSNVQTAPQTASTHAADAAGPTPAAESRTRTLTAAQSDYLYPWVRPYYGEPLALSRGEGVWLTDVDGDEYLDLFAGILTTSVGHCNPAVVEAARAQMERLGHTSALYVTEGQIEAARSLADIAPGALRTSCFTNSGTEAVESAVATARLYTGRHEIVALRLSYSGRSTLTSHMTAQGAWRLPGGGVDGIVHARSPYLYRSPVGAGPEATDFFIDDLVEVIETTTGGKPAAFFAETIQGVAGVIVPPPDYFRRAAEVIRSYGGLFIIDEVQAGFGRTGERWFGIEHWGVEPDIMVMAKGIANGFPVGATVTRPEIAEAWQGPSISTYGGNSISMAAMHATLGVMKRENVRARAAERGAQLRAGLEALKRAHGWIGEVRGMGLMQGIEMVEDRDGRAPDGARAGALLEAAREERLLIGRGGLNGHVIRIGPSLLISEDEMEEGIRRLAAACRRIDG; this comes from the coding sequence GTGAGCAACGTACAGACCGCCCCGCAGACGGCCTCGACGCACGCCGCCGACGCCGCCGGCCCCACGCCCGCGGCGGAATCCCGCACGCGGACGCTGACCGCGGCGCAGAGCGACTACCTCTATCCCTGGGTCCGCCCCTACTACGGCGAGCCCCTCGCGCTCTCCCGGGGCGAGGGCGTCTGGCTCACCGACGTGGACGGCGACGAGTACCTGGATCTGTTCGCGGGCATCCTCACGACGTCGGTCGGCCACTGCAACCCGGCGGTCGTCGAGGCGGCGCGCGCGCAGATGGAGCGTCTGGGGCACACCTCGGCGCTCTACGTGACGGAAGGTCAGATCGAGGCCGCCCGCTCGCTGGCCGACATCGCGCCGGGGGCCCTCCGCACGAGCTGCTTTACGAACAGCGGCACGGAGGCGGTGGAATCCGCGGTCGCGACGGCGCGCCTCTACACCGGGCGGCACGAGATCGTCGCACTGCGGCTCTCCTACTCGGGGCGGAGCACGCTCACGAGCCACATGACCGCGCAGGGCGCCTGGCGGCTGCCCGGCGGCGGCGTCGACGGGATCGTCCACGCCCGCTCGCCGTACCTCTACCGCTCCCCGGTCGGCGCCGGCCCCGAGGCGACGGACTTCTTCATCGACGACCTCGTCGAAGTCATCGAGACGACGACGGGCGGGAAGCCGGCCGCCTTCTTCGCCGAGACGATCCAGGGCGTGGCGGGCGTCATCGTGCCGCCCCCGGACTATTTTCGGAGGGCGGCGGAGGTGATCCGGAGCTACGGCGGCCTGTTCATCATCGACGAGGTGCAGGCCGGGTTCGGCCGCACCGGGGAGCGCTGGTTCGGGATCGAACACTGGGGCGTCGAGCCGGACATCATGGTGATGGCGAAGGGGATCGCGAACGGGTTCCCCGTGGGCGCGACCGTCACGCGGCCGGAGATCGCCGAGGCGTGGCAGGGGCCGTCGATCTCGACGTACGGAGGCAACTCGATCTCCATGGCCGCGATGCACGCCACGCTGGGCGTGATGAAGCGCGAGAACGTGCGGGCCCGAGCCGCCGAGCGCGGTGCGCAGCTTCGTGCCGGACTCGAAGCGCTGAAGCGCGCGCACGGCTGGATCGGCGAAGTGCGCGGCATGGGGCTGATGCAGGGCATCGAGATGGTCGAAGACCGCGACGGGAGAGCGCCGGACGGCGCGCGGGCCGGCGCGCTGCTCGAGGCGGCCCGCGAGGAGCGCCTGCTCATCGGCCGCGGCGGGCTGAACGGTCACGTGATCCGGATCGGGCCCTCGCTCCTCATTTCCGAGGACGAGATGGAGGAGGGCATCCGCCGCCTCGCGGCCGCCTGCCGGCGGATCGACGGCTGA
- a CDS encoding SDR family NAD(P)-dependent oxidoreductase: protein MNRLAGRVAIVTGAGRGIGRAHALALAAGGASVVVNDLGTGVRGDGADAGPAESVCAEIRAGGGRAVASRHDVSDWTAARHLVALAVESFGKLDILVNNAGILRDRALFNMSEDEWDAVVAVHLKGHAAPSRHALAWWRAEAKAGRPRAASVIHTTSSSGLCGNFGQANYGAAKMGIIGLSKVLSIEGAPYGVRSNVISPSARTRMVAGMTGVDQLGEPDGTGYDPFGPEHVAALAAWLAEADCPARNQIFHVSGRRVRVLEVPRIAFDARSGRDLTPSVLAEALKDKLVTPLDAFDLILGR, encoded by the coding sequence GTGAACCGCCTGGCCGGGCGCGTGGCGATTGTGACGGGCGCCGGCCGCGGCATCGGCCGGGCCCACGCGCTCGCCCTGGCGGCCGGCGGGGCGAGCGTCGTCGTTAACGACCTCGGCACGGGCGTGCGCGGCGACGGCGCCGATGCCGGCCCGGCCGAATCCGTCTGCGCCGAGATCCGGGCCGGCGGCGGCCGGGCCGTGGCCAGCCGTCACGACGTCTCCGACTGGACCGCCGCCCGCCACCTCGTCGCCCTCGCGGTCGAATCGTTCGGCAAACTCGACATCCTCGTGAACAACGCAGGCATCCTCCGCGACCGGGCCCTGTTCAACATGTCCGAGGACGAGTGGGACGCGGTCGTCGCCGTCCACCTCAAGGGCCACGCCGCCCCCAGCCGCCACGCGCTCGCCTGGTGGCGCGCGGAGGCCAAGGCCGGCCGCCCCCGCGCCGCCTCCGTCATCCACACGACCTCTTCCTCCGGGCTGTGCGGCAACTTCGGACAGGCCAACTACGGGGCCGCGAAGATGGGCATCATCGGCCTCTCGAAGGTGCTTTCCATCGAGGGAGCGCCGTACGGCGTCCGCTCGAACGTGATCTCGCCCTCGGCGCGGACGCGCATGGTGGCCGGGATGACCGGCGTCGATCAGCTGGGCGAGCCGGACGGGACCGGATACGACCCGTTCGGGCCCGAGCACGTCGCCGCTCTCGCGGCGTGGCTGGCCGAGGCCGACTGCCCGGCCCGCAACCAGATCTTCCATGTCTCCGGGCGGCGCGTCCGCGTGCTGGAGGTTCCCCGGATCGCCTTCGACGCCCGCTCCGGCCGCGACCTGACGCCATCGGTGCTCGCCGAGGCTCTGAAAGACAAGCTCGTCACACCGCTGGACGCCTTCGACCTGATTCTCGGCCGCTAG
- a CDS encoding acyl carrier protein, whose amino-acid sequence MTMSCEARLGELVAEHLDLGREPQWDGGLADSGVSSLDAVAFKKVVEQEFGVTVPPECFDTLRKLAAYIDSQAA is encoded by the coding sequence ATGACCATGTCGTGTGAAGCTCGCCTTGGAGAACTCGTCGCGGAGCACCTCGATCTGGGCCGTGAGCCCCAGTGGGATGGCGGACTCGCGGACTCGGGCGTTTCCTCGCTCGACGCGGTCGCCTTCAAGAAGGTCGTCGAGCAGGAGTTCGGCGTCACGGTCCCCCCGGAGTGCTTTGACACGCTGCGCAAGCTGGCTGCGTACATCGATTCCCAGGCCGCCTGA
- a CDS encoding alpha/beta hydrolase: MTSAPLWEVPEPHSVDDVRHDDGSVTKVRRHGSAGGRRLLVGHGNGLAVDLYYPFWSRFLDDFDVFVYDLRNHGWNTVGPRDEHNVPNMIRDQEQVVEAIAARYGATPTIGAFHSLSALTALLSDSLGTGRTGELAAWILFDPPLFKPRLGEAEFDKSADRSAELARRRTDRFRRESEFSELLHHLVLTRAVPGAADLMASTVLRESADGEGVELRCPREYEAQIFAYARTYAFLVDLGSLPCPTKVIGSDPTMTFSYMPSFNLSHINTVDYDFIPESTHFLQVEQPKECVDLMREFLEGHDLL, from the coding sequence ATGACTTCCGCCCCCTTGTGGGAAGTACCGGAGCCGCATTCGGTGGACGATGTCCGGCACGACGACGGCAGCGTCACGAAAGTGCGGCGACACGGGAGCGCCGGCGGCCGGCGTCTGCTCGTGGGCCACGGCAACGGTCTCGCGGTCGACCTGTACTATCCGTTCTGGTCGCGGTTCCTGGACGATTTCGATGTGTTCGTCTACGACCTGAGAAACCACGGGTGGAACACCGTCGGCCCGCGTGACGAGCACAATGTCCCCAACATGATCCGGGACCAGGAACAGGTCGTCGAGGCGATCGCGGCCCGGTACGGCGCGACGCCGACGATCGGCGCGTTCCACTCGCTTTCGGCGCTCACGGCGCTCCTCTCGGATTCGCTCGGAACGGGCCGAACCGGCGAACTCGCCGCCTGGATCCTCTTCGACCCACCCCTCTTCAAGCCGAGGCTGGGCGAGGCGGAGTTCGACAAGTCCGCCGACCGGTCGGCGGAACTCGCGCGGCGCCGGACGGACCGGTTCCGCAGGGAGTCGGAGTTCTCGGAACTCCTCCACCATCTCGTGCTGACGCGCGCCGTCCCCGGGGCTGCGGATCTGATGGCCAGCACCGTACTGCGCGAATCCGCGGACGGGGAGGGCGTCGAGCTTCGGTGTCCGCGCGAATACGAGGCGCAGATCTTCGCGTACGCGCGCACCTACGCTTTCCTCGTGGACCTGGGCAGCCTTCCGTGTCCGACCAAGGTCATCGGATCGGATCCCACGATGACGTTCTCCTACATGCCGTCGTTCAACCTCAGCCACATCAACACGGTCGACTACGACTTCATACCGGAATCCACGCATTTCCTCCAGGTGGAGCAACCGAAGGAGTGCGTCGATCTGATGCGCGAGTTCCTCGAGGGCCACGACCTGCTGTAG
- a CDS encoding solute carrier family 23 protein, translated as MNATAAGGRAGVRYQPDEKPSAPLALGVGLQLAVLNIAAIVLIPLVVMRAAGVSEEYLSWAVLASVTACGLATMLQSVRAGRFGTGHVLLMGTSGAFIPASIMALTEGGPALLATLVVVAAFIPLVLSWRLSLLQRILTPSVSGTVIMLIPVTVLPFVSGLLATGPDGGAPPGGPLSFFVTLILIGCLALRGTGALRLWAPVIGVIVGTAIAARYGLYDVERIAAATWVALPNPRPPGFDLQFGSAFWTLLPSFLLVAVIAAIRTMSSAVAVQRVSWRRASRATDFRAVQGAVAVDGVANLLAGCAGTVPGSATTTSVPLTQLTGVAARGVGLAAGAAFIAFAFLPRAFAVVLAIPDPVFAAYLAVLLAMLFAIGLKIVLQGGLDVRNGIVVGLAFLTGVSCQYGLIFPQQVSAFAGGLLANGMNAGGFTAIALTLFLRLTEPRRARIETEFGPSALPRVRDFLGTFAAKAGLGEEVADRLDAAAEEALLSLTRPETPGDDASRRRLVMAARREAGEVALEFVVAPRDENLQDRLALLSGEVEETAENEVSLRLLRHLASSVRHRQYYDTDIVTVRVAVAGRRGGGK; from the coding sequence TTGAACGCCACCGCGGCGGGCGGCCGGGCCGGCGTTCGCTACCAGCCGGACGAGAAGCCCTCGGCGCCCCTGGCGCTCGGCGTCGGGCTTCAGCTCGCGGTGCTGAACATCGCGGCGATCGTGCTGATCCCGCTCGTCGTGATGCGGGCCGCGGGCGTGAGCGAGGAGTATCTGTCGTGGGCAGTTCTGGCGTCCGTCACGGCCTGCGGCCTGGCGACGATGCTGCAGTCGGTCCGGGCGGGGCGCTTCGGCACCGGACACGTCTTGCTGATGGGCACCTCCGGCGCGTTCATCCCGGCGAGCATCATGGCGCTCACCGAGGGTGGCCCGGCCCTGCTCGCCACCCTCGTCGTCGTCGCCGCCTTCATCCCGCTCGTGCTCTCCTGGAGGCTGTCCCTCCTCCAGCGGATCCTGACCCCATCGGTCTCGGGGACGGTGATCATGCTGATTCCCGTGACGGTGCTGCCCTTCGTGTCGGGGCTCCTCGCCACCGGGCCCGACGGCGGCGCTCCCCCGGGCGGCCCCCTCAGCTTCTTCGTCACTCTGATTCTGATCGGGTGCCTCGCGCTGCGCGGGACGGGAGCGCTCCGCCTGTGGGCCCCGGTGATCGGCGTGATCGTCGGGACCGCGATCGCCGCCCGTTACGGCCTCTACGATGTGGAACGCATCGCGGCCGCGACGTGGGTCGCGCTTCCGAACCCGCGGCCGCCGGGCTTCGACCTCCAATTCGGGTCGGCTTTCTGGACGCTCCTTCCCTCGTTCCTCCTCGTGGCCGTGATCGCGGCCATACGGACGATGAGCAGCGCGGTCGCGGTCCAGCGGGTGTCGTGGCGACGCGCGAGTCGGGCCACCGATTTCCGGGCCGTGCAGGGCGCGGTCGCCGTGGACGGCGTGGCCAACCTGCTGGCGGGCTGCGCCGGCACGGTGCCGGGGAGCGCGACCACGACCAGCGTACCGCTCACGCAACTCACGGGCGTGGCGGCGCGGGGCGTGGGGCTGGCGGCCGGCGCCGCCTTCATCGCCTTCGCCTTCCTTCCCAGGGCCTTCGCGGTCGTGCTCGCGATCCCGGATCCGGTATTCGCGGCGTACCTGGCCGTCCTCCTCGCGATGCTGTTCGCGATCGGCCTCAAGATCGTCCTGCAGGGCGGCCTCGATGTTCGCAACGGCATCGTCGTCGGCCTCGCCTTCCTCACCGGCGTCAGCTGTCAGTACGGGCTCATCTTCCCCCAGCAGGTGTCCGCCTTCGCCGGCGGCTTGCTGGCCAACGGGATGAACGCCGGCGGTTTCACCGCCATCGCGCTGACCCTGTTCCTGCGTCTGACCGAACCCCGCCGCGCCCGCATCGAAACCGAGTTCGGTCCGTCGGCGCTGCCGCGGGTCCGGGACTTCCTGGGGACGTTCGCCGCGAAGGCCGGCCTCGGGGAGGAGGTCGCGGACCGCCTGGATGCCGCCGCCGAGGAGGCGCTGCTCTCGCTGACCCGGCCGGAGACACCCGGAGACGACGCCTCCCGGCGCCGACTCGTCATGGCCGCCCGGCGCGAGGCCGGGGAGGTGGCGCTCGAATTCGTGGTCGCGCCACGGGACGAGAACCTCCAGGATCGCCTCGCGCTGCTCAGCGGCGAGGTCGAGGAGACCGCGGAGAACGAAGTGTCGCTGCGCCTCCTGCGGCACCTCGCCTCATCGGTTCGTCACCGGCAGTACTACGACACCGACATCGTCACCGTTCGGGTCGCCGTCGCCGGCAGGCGGGGCGGCGGCAAGTAG